The DNA sequence AGCGAAGATGGATAGCATGGAAAAAACGCTGATGGGGATGCAAGACAACATGATGCAAGTGCAGGGTCGATTGGACAAAATCGACAGGGCGGTGGAAGGATTACTGGGgctgagggagatgatggaacAAATTATTAAGGCACAAGGGGGAGCAGCAGATGCAAGCAATGAAGGTGGCGAGCAACATGGGATTGGGAGTGATATGTTAGGGAAGGATGAGAGTGTGCGCCAGGAAGGGAGACGAAAGGAGGGTGTAGAAGAAGTGAAGTTGGCACTGAAAAAAATTGAGTTACCGGGGTTTGAAGGAGAGGACCCGTTGGGATGGTTGGGGAGGATGGAGCAGTACTTCGAGGTCCACGAAACACCAGTGGAGTGTAAGCTCAAATTGGCTTACATCTGTATGCAGGGGACCACGGTACATTGGTTTCGATGGATGAAGGTGAGAATTCCGAACATGGGGTGGAATAGGTTTGCGGAGGAGCTGATCAAACGTTATAGTGGATATGACGCCAACCCTTTCGAACTCATGGCGTCATTAAGCCAAGGCCAACAGTCAATAGACGCTTACATCGAGCGTTTTGAGATGTTGGTCGCACAATTGGGAGACGTCCAGGAGGACCAATGCTTGGGCTACTTCCTGAGTGGATTGAGGGAGGAGATACGACGGAGGATGATCGTTCACGATCCTCGAACGGTAGATCGGGCGATGATGTTCGCCAGGGGGTTGGAGAAGGAGTTATATGGGACGGCGGTAGACAGGGGAAGAAATAAAGTTGGATCGGGCCTGGGGTATACACAAAAATCGGTAACTAACATGGGTTGGGCCAATCCATACCCAGTACATGATAGGGACCGTAACAAAAATCTTTCAGGGCCCAATGTTAACATGGGGACTGCTGGTCTAGGGGAGCAACGAATGAGAAACCCAATTTCGCAGCAATCCTACGGCAGTGGGCCTCGGGGCATATCAGGAGGAAGTAGCGGGGGAGATCGCGGTGGGGTGGCAGCGAGGATACCACCATACCAAAAAAATCGAGATGGTAGGGTGGTATCTCACCAAGAATTCTTACATCGACGAGAGAAGGGACTGTGCTTTAAGTGTGGGGAACCTTACCACCCAATGCACAGATGTACCAACAAAAGCTTGAGGGTGACGATTTTAGCGGAGGAAGAAGGAGACGAAGGCGAGTGGGAACAGGCGGAGTCAGTGGGGCATAAGGATGAGGTGATACGATAAACGGGGGAAGGAGGGGAGCCCGACGTTGAATACAATACTCTGGAGCTACCCTTGTATTCTGTAAATGGCATCAACCATccacaaacattgaaaatgaAGGCGAAGGTGGCAGAGCGAGAAGTGATAGCAATGGTGGACAGTGGAGCAAGCCACAACTTCATCTCAAGAAAATTAATCACGGAGTTGGGGCTTGAATGGGACAGGAGCGTTTTTTTTGGAGTATGTCTGGGGGATGGCTGTCGAGTGTCTTGCCAAGGGGTGTGCAGGGGATTAGAGGTGGATATGGGACAATGTCGAATTCAAATTGAAGGGTATTTGTTTGACTTAGGAGGAGTTGATCTTATTTTGGGGGTTGATTGGCTTCGCACATTAGGTGATGTCCTGCTAAATTGGGGCAAGATGGAGATGCGGTTCAGCTGCAATGATCAAACAATAGTCTTAAAGGGGGATCCATCCCTCAGAAGATCATCATTAATCTCATTAAAAGGGATCTCCAAAGTGAGTGAGGTAGAGTTTTGCGGAGCAATATTGGTCAAATGGAGTGAAGAAAAGAAGGGAGGGGCAGACAGGAAGGGAGGAGGCCATAAGTGAAATCCTTGCCAAGTATGAGGTGGTATTCCGAGAAACCAGTGGATTACCCCCTTGTAGGCAACAGGATCATGCCATATGTATTAAGGAGGGATGTGGACCAGTATCCGTCAGACCTTATCGATATGCCCATCATCAGAAGGATGAAATCGAGCGAATGGTGAAGGAGATGCTTACATCAGGGGTGATACAGATCGGTAACAGCCCCTACTCGAGCCCGGTAATActagtaaaaaaaaaagacgGAAGTTGGCGATTTTGCATAGACTATCGGGCATTGAATGATATCACTGTCGCTGACAAGTATCCAATTCCGGTGGTGGAGGAACTATTTGATGAATTACATGGAGCAATGTTCTTCTCAAAGCTGGACCTTAAATCTGGATACCACCAGATTCGAGTCCGAGCCACGGACGTGCACAAAACAGCGTTCAGGACACATGAGGGCCACTACGAGTTTTTAGTCATGTCCTTTTGGACTAAAAAACGCTCCGGCCACATTCCACGCAACCATGAACGAGGTATTTCGCCCTTACTTGCGAAAATTCGTGTTAGTTTTCTTTGACGATG is a window from the Primulina tabacum isolate GXHZ01 unplaced genomic scaffold, ASM2559414v2 Contig754, whole genome shotgun sequence genome containing:
- the LOC142534958 gene encoding uncharacterized protein LOC142534958, whose protein sequence is MASTRSEAKMDSMEKTLMGMQDNMMQVQGRLDKIDRAVEGLLGLREMMEQIIKAQGGAADASNEGGEQHGIGSDMLGKDESVRQEGRRKEGVEEVKLALKKIELPGFEGEDPLGWLGRMEQYFEVHETPVECKLKLAYICMQGTTVHWFRWMKVRIPNMGWNRFAEELIKRYSGYDANPFELMASLSQGQQSIDAYIERFEMLVAQLGDVQEDQCLGYFLSGLREEIRRRMIVHDPRTVDRAMMFARGLEKELYGTAVDRGRNKVGSGLGYTQKSVTNMGWANPYPVHDRDRNKNLSGPNVNMGTAGLGEQRMRNPISQQSYGSGPRGISGGSSGGDRGGVAARIPPYQKNRDGRVVSHQEFLHRREKGLCFKCGEPYHPMHRCTNKSLRVTILAEEEGDEGEWEQAESVGHKDEVIR